The following DNA comes from Caretta caretta isolate rCarCar2 chromosome 10, rCarCar1.hap1, whole genome shotgun sequence.
tttactttgaTACCTTTACGTAAGCCACTTGATGTTTACTGAACTTAAGAGAATTaacttattacatttttatattttagagATAACAGAGGTTACACAGCACTTCACCTGCTACTACTACACTGGCCAAATATTTATATAACTGGGACAGACATCTTGACCAGACTTCAGAGAAACCTGGCAATTACACAGAGTAATGCAGAAGAATGTCTTCGTATCTTGTGTGAGAAGGGAGTTCAAACAGACCCTGAAATGGATAGTAACTACAAACACAGCTCCTTGCATTTAGCCTTACACTCTGGAGCCTCTCGAGCTATATCTATTCTAATTGAGAATGGTGCCAACATAGATGACAGAGATGAGTTTGGCAAGACAGTGCTTCACACTGCTGCAGAGCATTTGAACAAGGAGGTAACAGAAACTTTAATCACCTGTGGAGCAAACATTAATTGTACTCTTCCAATTTATGGAAAAACTGCTCTTCAGCTTGCAGTATGCACTGCATCATCTAAAGCAGGCACAGTTTTAGCTGCTGATATAGATTGCATCCGTTTACTGTTAATTAATGGAGCGAAAGTAAATACTCAAGATTGTGAAGGACGAGCAGCTATTCATGAGGCTTGCttgggaggaagaaaagaaatagttGATCTCCTCGTAGATTACCATGCAGATGTTAACATTTTAACAAGACAAGGGCAATCTCCcctttttctgtttcttcaaCACAGGTCAAATCTAAGATGTATATCACTGTTAAATAAGTTGTTAAACCTCTCATACCCATTGAAGCTAACCAATTATCAAGGAGATCTACCCACTGGACTTCTGCTCCGAGAATTTCAAATACAAAGAGACTTTCTCATAAGATTATCACAAAACATGTTGTCTCTGCAGGACATCTGCAAAATCACTGTCAGAAGAatatatggggaaaaaaacaaacaatgcttGAAAAAACAACTTCCCGTAACTGTGTGGAATACTGTATACAACTACCAGGACTACTCACAACTTTGGTAAATAAATCTCATGACTTAAACAGTCACAAAGATAAATGATTCTGGAAGATTTGATTAATGTGTGTGACATATGCAGTGACACACACCTACATGAGAAAGTGAATTGAGAAACTGCTGATCCTGAAACTGTgtaatgaaaaattaaacatgaaTCAGGGATGCATATTAATACTGTATGTGTGTTTTGAATCAGCTCTTAACTTCTctcaaatgtaattttaataatcaagggttttttttaaacacctaatACTTTTCATGTGTAATCACGATTTTAAGTACAATATCTAGAAAGACAGCCAATGAACTTCCAAGAGAATGGGATGGGGAAATTACACATTCAGTCTATTTCTTATGTTTTCAGTTTAAGTAGGAAAAAACCAAGCAAGATATTCTACAAATTCTCATAATTAAAGCCAATTAGTCAACAATAATCTTATAACTATATCTATTGTCATCAATCAAGGTTACTCAGGAGGATGTAAGGACAAAAGTTCTAATttgttagattttttaaaaatttggctcTCATTGTTCTTAATGGGAACAAAGTCAAGCTGCCCTCGGGGAAAATGGTGAACCCTTACGCGGTCTGGAGGTGTACTGTGAGAAGACGGTGAATAGAACCAGGGGCCATCTTGGTTAAAGGCAGCATGTGGCTTCAGTGCCATTGAGAACAATAGCAGATAACCATTTGGAAAGAGAGCAATTTTTGGTGAGTTTCTCTGAAGACAATAATTTTCTTCCTTAACAGAGTCTgaaggaaaataaacagaaaaaaaatgaccATTAATACTAAAATGTAGTTTCAAAAGATACCCATTGGATCAGGTCTATTCAAGATTCATCCGTCTGCTGGATAAATAAAGCTGtgagtttgtcacggaggtcacagactCTGTGACTTTCCAGGACTTCTGCAgaagccagtgcagctggcccaggggctgcctgaactgctcaggtggccccgtggccagccacaccggccattgctggggcagtctcgggccaccgcccccagcagcagcaggagtttgggtgtaggagggggctcagggctgggtgctggagcacgggagggggtgagggctgggggcagCGCTTACTTCAGGGGGCTCCGCAGAAGCAATGACattcctcagctcctaggcagaggcacagccTTGGCACTCTGCGCGCTGCCTCCATCTGCAGGCACCgaccccaaagctcccattggccatggctcCTGACCAATGGGTGCTGAAGAGCTGGTGCTGGGGACAGAGGCGGCACACAGAGTTGCATGGCTGCACTTCTGCCTagaagctgagggagggggatgtcgctgcttccggggagGTGTGGagacaggtagggagcctgcgaGCCCCGCCAACACCTCCCACACACCATGCCCCAGatttaggggtatatagtacaagtcatggacaggtcacagaccGTGAAtgtttgtttactgcccatgacctgtccatgacttttactaaaaaatacccatgactaaaacgtagccttataGATAGAAAATGCCTAACCTGAGATCATTTGGGACATATAATATTCTGACAAACagtgctaaatttcttaaaggaacctattttaattaattttaactctaATTAATTATAGGTTTACTTGTAAATTTTCAGCAACTTCATTCTGACATAAAGTGCTGTAATTTTGGGGATGGTGCAGTATATTCTTCATACATGAAGTGATTGAATCTTctttttaagtgcaaaactcagctCAGCCTTAGCTATGGAGCCACTATCAGCACCTACATAACACAAATGGTCTTTCCTgtctttaataataatacctagttatAAGGTATTTttcaaaggaagtcagtatcattattccattttacacatggggaaactgaggcaaagagagctGAAAtaagttgcccaaggtcacccaacatgCTAGTGGCAAAGCTGataacagaacccaggtcttttgAATACAAGTCCAGTGCTCcacccactaggccacactgcatcCTCGAATGATAATTTTCCAACTTACTTTAATGTCTCGATGCATGACTCCCTTGCTGTGTATATAGTATACTCCTTCAAGTAACTCTTGAAAAAATTTTAATGTCCAGCTGACATCCACAAGGTGGTAAGGAccttaaaacaatttaaaatttttaattatttcagctGATTTTGCTAAAACTAAAATGCCTTATAAATCTATGGTAAAATGGTGTGTCAGTTTATCTGCAAACATGAAGACAGTCTAAATAAAATTAGCATAGGTTAAAAGTGATTTCCCATGGTGTAAATAGGATATTTCTTCTTTAAGATAGTGGCTGGTGTATGAGCTCTAAAGAAAGACCGCTtatatcctctctctctctctcatctaatTGTGAATGTGCTCATTATTCGCATGTCTAATTCTCTTCTGAATCTTACTAAGCATCAATGATAATTAGCTTATGGAAACTGTCAAAAATTATGACTTctgtaaaaaaaagtatttactttTATCGGTGTTAAATTGGTTGCTTTTAGATTTGATTGAAATGTCCTGTGGAGTTAAAATCATAAAAGTTCCTGGTCCTCTGGTTCCTAAACAGGATCCAAAAATGTTGTATGAAAGAATAAAAGTGAAAAACTTTCAGGTAAGAGGTTATTCTCTCTCCTAGAATCATGAGTTGAGAGTTTCAAAGTAATGCAAGAGATTTAACCTCACATCCGCTATTATTCATGGAGGAGGTATGGCTAAATCCCTGTTACTGCTTTGAAATTCTCAACACTGATGTGCCTGTCTCACTGATCTCTGCTCCAACAAGATGGTGCTGAAAATGGCTGACATCTTTCTACCATTCATCATTCTGTATAC
Coding sequences within:
- the ANKRD61 gene encoding ankyrin repeat domain-containing protein 61, which translates into the protein MGNITKGASTPTTDSDPFTYSLSSCRRKGFKPLQAKLYEAIMKDDSTNIKALLAHQPVNEPLIVWDNSKCRRTLSIQDQSILPIHLAAKHRREKSLRCLLESGADPKIRDNRGYTALHLLLLHWPNIYITGTDILTRLQRNLAITQSNAEECLRILCEKGVQTDPEMDSNYKHSSLHLALHSGASRAISILIENGANIDDRDEFGKTVLHTAAEHLNKEVTETLITCGANINCTLPIYGKTALQLAVCTASSKAGTVLAADIDCIRLLLINGAKVNTQDCEGRAAIHEACLGGRKEIVDLLVDYHADVNILTRQGQSPLFLFLQHRSNLRCISLLNKLLNLSYPLKLTNYQGDLPTGLLLREFQIQRDFLIRLSQNMLSLQDICKITVRRIYGEKNKQCLKKQLPVTVWNTVYNYQDYSQLW